The window gagtagagtgCTGGCGctcgggcgtcgccgcccacgtTGAGGCGGGGGATGGCGGCAGAGGAGACGCGACATTTTGACTTTTTTTGTTTTATTTTCCCCCTTCTTTTATCGCTTGGGCTGGTGGTGCGtacgaggcgacgaggttgaCGCCGCATGGACACCGCCGTCTGACTGGTGAGCAttccagccagccagccctCTCCGGTGCTTGGCTTCAATTCATCGACCCATCGGCACGGTCCGTTCACCAACCAGCGAGCAGTTGTGCCTTTATTGCGGTTAGGCGGGAACAAGAAAAAGCCGCACCCCTTAATTACCATCCGCCCCTAATTTCTTGTgtgaagtacggagtacctacgcTTACTTCGCACAGGCCCATGTATCAGCATTTACGTGTGAGCCGCAGGtggtacagtaagtacatgcatgtatttgtaggtgtactgtacttacttagtatAGTTGTAAGTAGAAGTAAAAATGTcccgagtactgtacttaggcggagcacacctacttaagtacttactgtacagtacagtacggatgcttggtgcagtacggagtacggagtacttgtattgcagtacggaggactccgCGCACCGACCTGGTTTTCCTTGGGGGcatatggagtactccgtatacatgGCTGCAGCaatgctgtacatgtacgagctTGCGTGAGAACGAGCCGCTTGCCCACTAAACCAAAAGGCACCTAGTATTATACCTTGTTATGTGTTTGCCCGTGTACTTGCGTTACGGTACGATCAAGCAGGTAATACAACACTCGATTGCTTGCGTGTTTTGTGCTGTCTGGAGGCCTGAAGTGTAATAGTATctgctgcactccgtagtattacctacttgCACAGGTACATGGTCCAAGTTAATTCCTACTAGTTCGGTGTTAGCAAGCAGTAACATCTATACCtcaagtaggtgcaagcaGGCAGTGTTGCACACCAACCCTACGAGTAGACATCATGActggacgccgccgccttcagCAGGGAAGCCATCTTGGTCCATGGTGCCCCAAGACATTCTCACGCGCACAATGGCGTAGTCGTATGATGCGTGATTCGCGTCCATGATGAATGGCGGTCAACGATTGAGCGTCTGCGTCGTGGGCGTACAGCAGTCGGCAGCAcggtacagtaagtacatgctgcTAGGTATCCGAACGGAGTGAAGGGTCGGAGTAATTATATACTCCGTTGGCACTCCTTTGGCCTGCGAACTGTGCCGGAGAAGAGGCTCAAAAGAAAGCGTAGTCGCCTCTCGCCCCTTTCGCTTCGTCTCGGAACAACAACATTTCCTTCAAACTCCATCCAAGTTCATCTGTCTTCTGCTTTCCTTGAACCACCCCATTCGCTTTCGTCGCAACCTACGTCCCTACGAGGTACCTGTTGCAGAGTTTGGGTGTCAGCTGGCCCCCTATCTATCAATAGAGCTGAAGGAGCGAACCCCCAAGCAACATATTCTCTTCTCCCCCCGCAGCCCCCGCTTGCccgtccccctcccccccatcTTTCCCGGCCATCCCCGTCGACGGACTTGCGCCGCGGTTGGCTCATTGTACCATTGCCAACACCTACACGTACTCCAtccgtgctgctgctgctgctgctgctgctgctgctgctgctactTATCATAGCTGCTACCTACCTGCCTTCCCAGCTCGTGCCGCCGCACTACTACCGCACTACCGTGCTACCTagccgtacagtactaccaCAGAGGAGCCAACCGAAATGGGCTTCTTCTCTCGCAAGCCCAAGGCTCCCAAAGGCAACTCCTCCATCCCCGCGTCCCTATCCACCGGCAGCTTCACCTCGGGCACCGCTGGAAACCGCACGCCTGCCGGTAGTCTCACGCCAGCAACTCCCCCCCTATCGCCCATGATGCCCGTCAAGCTTCCCAAGGTCGACCTGCCTCGACCTCCCGACCCGCAGCTGGACCCGGCCGGCTACCTCCGAAGCATCGGTGCGGTGAGGGAGAGGAGCAAGCTTGTCATGGGCAAGGCCCTCGAGAACAAGCTGAACCACTTCGATGTGGATTGGAATAAGTTccccgacgtcgtcaccTTTGTCTCGGGCCTGATCAAGGTTCGTTTTCATCAACCTCCCCATCCTCTTCCCTCTCCCGAGATACCCTTCCCGAATGCGGTCGATCAATCGCTCGTCTGCCGCCTAGAGTTCggaaggcgccgacgagtGTTTCGATGATGAGCACTCCGAAGCTGCGTgttccgacgacgactgtcCTGAGCACTACGGCCCGACCGCCCGCCTCTGCTTGAAGCTTGGCTAACCGGTTACCGATAGCGAGACTACGAAGCCCCCTTCCAGTCGATCCCTGGCCACGGCCGATACCAGCACTtttccgtcggcggccgcgatcGAGTCGCCCAACTCTTGTCGGATTGGCCCGAGGACCTTGACAGCACCGAGAGATGCCGTCGTCTAGTCGATCTTTTCCTCGTCAGCGTCCTCCTCGATGCCGGAGCCGGCACCCAGTGGAGCTACAAgagcgtcgaggatggccgcACGTACCGTAGGTCCGAAGGCCTAGCAGTCGCTAGCCTGGAAATGTTCCAGACGGTATGTGTCGATAGACCGACCCTCCTTGGCTACGTCCGAGTACTACTTGAACACCCTTCGATGTTCTAACTCTTTGCCACAGGGTTTATTCTCGAGCAATCCGGCCAACAAATGCCAGGTTGACAAGGCCGGCCTGCAGTCCTTGACGGTGGAGAAGCTAGAGGCCGGCCTGCAATCCCGGACCGGAAACGAACTCGCCGGTCTCCAGGGAAGGACCGAGTTGCTGATCAGACTAGGAAGCGCCCTGGATGAGAAGAAGGATTACTTCGGTGCCGGCGGACGTCCTGGCAACATGATAGGTTCGAAAAGCCGACCCGGAAGGAACATGACGGCGGCTGACGTGCATCTAGATCATTTGCTGTCCCACCCTTCCACCCAGGCGTCCTCCATGCTCATCGTTCCATTGCCCGTCTTGTGGAACCTTCTCATGGATGGCCTCGCCAGCATCTGGCCGCCTTCACGAACCACCCTCAACGGAgtctccctcggcgacgctTGGCCATGCAAGGCCATGCCGAGCTCCGCAAGCGCCCCTTGGGAGTCCATCCTGCCGTTTCACAAGCTTACCCAGTGGCTCACTTACTCTCTCATGCAGCCGATGCAGTCGTTGCTCAACATGCACttcgccggcaccgagctGCTCACTGGTCTGCCCGAGTATCGCAACGGCGGTCTCTTCGTCGACATGGGCGTCCTGACCGTGAAGCAAGGGGACCTCGAGCGTGGCCTGCAAAACTACTCGGATTACTGCAAGCGAACGGGCGGCAAGGCGGTCGAGGTGGCGCCCATGTTCAAGCCTGGAGATGACCTTGTCGTCGAGTGGAggggcgtcaccgtcggcatgCTGGACAGGCTTTGCGAGGAAGTCAACAAAGTTCTCAAGGTGGAGCTCGCCGGCAACGAATTGACGCTGccgcagctcctcgaggcaGGCAGCTGGAAGGTTCGTCAAGTTTCCCCCCGCAAGGAATAACCGAGACATGCGCGTgcggtgcatgcatgcatgcaaatAAATGTACGTGCGTCGAAACTAACGTGGGATAGGGTGGCCGCGAAATTGCCGAGATCCATCGACCCATCACAAAGGAGCCGCCTATTCTGATCGAAAGCGATGGAACCGTTTTTTAGATTGTCGTGTATGAATGATGCTGTATGGCCACATGCATCGGCCGTTCGACGGACTGGTATCAAATAGATACCTGAGCCTCGACGACTACCATTCACCGTTGCCGCAGAGCGCAAGTTGGCTGGCTAGGGAGGCAGGTGTGAGTTTGAGACCGAGTTTTTTCATCTTTTGTTTTTCATATATATACAAAAAAAACGCGGCGACAGAAAGCATCGACTCATCGCGAACAAGGCGCGGGAATGGCACCCCATCGCTTCTCGTGGCGAATACAGATGCGTACTTGGCGATACTTTGTACGGATAGTTCGAACCTTTGTTTCCTGCATTGGGAATCCTCTGCCCCGTCTGCTCCGATGCTGTAGCTGTACGTGGCGACCGTCATGGCGCCGCCCGTTGGCCCAACACGTACCTGCCGGCGAGTATCATACACGTTTACCAACATACACATACACCTTTACTGGTGATTCTTGTACTTCTTCTCAAACTCTTCACGCTCCTGTTGCTTGCGTGTTTCCTCGAGCTTGCGAAGGAGATCCTTGCGCTTGCGCTCGGCCTTTTCGGCCTCCGTGCCCGAGTACTGGCCCGTGTAGTTCGTGACCTGCTCGGAGAAGCCCTTTTtcatgtcgtcgaggttgccGGTGAGACGCTCACGGAGGCCCTTGGGCACGGAGCCGTCGCAGGGAGCCTCGTACGTGCCCTTCTTGGGCGCTTCGACGGGTGGTGGAGGCAATccgacggcgcggcggaCTGCTGCATTATTGAGAATGATGGACTGGAGCAACGTCGCGGCGCCAAGGGCGACGGTCATGAGGTTGACGGCAGCGGAGAGGAAGGTTGTGCCGACGaaaccgacgacgccaaaAATGTACGTCATGTTCTTGAGCATCTTTCGCTGAGCCTCGGGAGCATACTTTGCATTGATCtatcatcgtcgtcggcaccttgTCAGCTTCCTTTCCTAGATTCCAGGCGGTCGAAGCAGGGGGGTGGGGATGTCTGCCGTACCGCGAGGGCGCCAATCATGAGGCCAGTGCCGAGGGCTGGGAGGATAAAGTACGGATCGGTGGCCGTCAGGTCGGTGAACCAAAGGTAACCGGCCGTCTCCAGCGACGGGACGGGAATGTGGGTCATGCCGCTGACAATGCGGAAGAGGCCAAAGGTGAAGGGAATCTGCATGAAAGACCACAGCATGCCCCAGCTGCTGGCGCCGTACTGCTGCTTGAGCATCTTGTTGAGGTACTGGCCCTTTTGGCGCATCTCCATGTCGCGCTCCTGGAAGCCCTGCTGGATGAGCTTCATGGCCTCCTGGGAGCGAGGGTCCTTGCGCATGTTCTGCATGACGGCGTTGAACTTGAGGCTGCGGATTTGCGGGTACAGCATGAGGACGCGGAGGGCCAcggccgtggccatgacggaTGCACCCCAGCCGAGGCCGGACCAAATGTGAACGTGCTCGAGGACCCATTGCATGACCGAGGTCGGGCCTACGCCGTATTCAAGTCCGATGGCGTGCAGGTAGCCGATCTGCTCGGGCATGTTGAGGATGTCCTTGCCGTTGACGATGTCGGcgatcgacgacggcagctcgACATCGGAGGTGGGCACGGCGAGCTCAGCCTGGGGAGCAGGGATGCTGTTTTcagcggcgacgtcgacgggttGGACGGCATCAGGTACGGAgggcgctgctgctgcttggGCCGCTTCCCCCTCcgctgtcgacgtcggcttgCCGTATCCCCAGAGCGAGAGGGATCGGGAGAAGGAGAGACCACCGAGGGCGATTGGCGTGACGAAAATCGAGCTCCTCACCGGCGAACTGGTCGTCAAGCTACCGCCGCTGCTGGTCCGCGGGAAGGTGGCGAAATGGCGTCCATGGCGAAGACGATGTGACAGCACGCTCGGTGACTTTCGCAACGCTCCTGTCAGCTCCCACGTTCCATACGACCACAGGATAAGACGAAGGGTACCGAGCTTACTATTGCGCGCTGTTGGTGCTGGGTTTGCCTCCTCACAGCGGCGGAGGGAAGGGTGCGCACAATTCCCCTGCTTGGAAGCATGGCAACGGTGTGAGATGAGATGCTTCAAACTTGGCCTCGGACCAACCGTGCAGCTGTCGCCGTGGGCTTGGGAATTTTTTGGGCTCGGCGTTCAGGCACCGGAAAAACTTCGGCGTTGCCGAGAGTCCGTCCCCAGCACGACCTCTGCCTGTACCGCTGGTGTGCCCATGGCACGCACGGTGGGCGAAGAGCGCCGAGGGCATCCGGTTGGAACAATTGTCGAGTCAATACGGTAGTGATATATTTGATAACGACTCTTCTTGCTTGATTCGATAACAGTTCCACCGCGGAACCAACGCCAATTCAAGCTGGCACAAGAAGGTCTTCCGATGCGGCGACTGAAGCCCCTTCTCCAGCAGACCTCGTCATCCCCCACCAGGGTTCTGTCTTGACAGCGATACAAGGATATTCCATCTTGTTCTCGTGCATTGGCCCCTCAAAGTTTACCCATATTCACTCCAAGCTCGCATAGTCGTACAGCGACACCGTCGGTTTCTCACGTCGCTCTCTGACCTCGATACCCGGCCCGATCGGATGCGTTCTCCGCCGAGACGTGGGGAAGACCTATGTCTGTCAATACGCAGCACATGAAAGTGGCCGGCATGGCATCGATGAATGATCATGACCCCTTCACCTTTTGAAAGAAAAGGGGCAAGGAAGGGAAAGCCAAGGTACCTTTGTGCCACCCCAACCCAACCGAAACGCCGCCTCGTGGGCGAAGAGCTCTCCGAATCCCAGCATCATGCCGTTGATGAAAGGGAGAAGCAGGTTGATGGCAGCTCCGCGCAGCAGCGAAAAAATCGTCGGTGGCTTGTAGAGAAGGacgggcgagctcgaggagggtGGTGACGTGGACAGATCCTCCCCGGGAGAGTACTGCTCGCTGTCGGAGTGCATCGTGATGCCGGACTCGGCGAGGTGGTTGGGGGAGACTTCGGAAGCCATCGCTACGGTCTTCCACCCTGCCTTCCACGCGGTGCAGCTCTTGTCGTTCGGTGACTGGGTGAAGGTGCCTTCGAGCTGGAGCCGGAaccgcctcgacgctcgcgcCGAAGGTCCGATCGCGCTATCGGGTCGCagtagggggggggggagcacCTCGGAGTCGGTGGATCGCTGATCCGGTGGGGTTCAGTCTTGCGTCCGCCACGCCACCCCTGTGGtgcctgtacaagtaatgaagtaatagtacagtacttactgtacttgcttactgtacagtacagtacagtacctacggTGCGGGATACCCCGTGTGTACAGTAGGCACTCGCAGAGGAACAGGCCTAGCTGCCTCCTGCAGTAATTAGTTACCAGTTTACCTTTGTAGCACCTTGCGTCTTAACATTGTCACTACTCTCGTCGTTCGACCCTGCTTGCCATCCTCCACAACCACAGCAGTAAACACATCCAGCAAGTGCAAATCTACCTCTCCAACCACAGTAGAATTCGAAACAGAGATTCGCCCACTCCTCGCTCCGATATTCTTCACCAAAGGTCAAGCAATCTTAGCCAACCCTCCAGCTCGCTTTGCTGCTGCTTCTCCCGGCCGCTGCACCAAGCCGCACGCCATTCGCAATGGCCGACAACAACCCTCAAGACAAGCAGACGCTTGTGACAAACTTCTGCAGTGCATCCGGTGCCGGTGAAGAGACGGCACGTTCCCTCGtcccttcttctcctcgtccttcgtcctcctcgtcgaatCTTGActgacgacgccgacgcaggcCCTGCAGTATCTCGAGGCACACAACTGGGACTACATCTCGGCATGCAACAGCTTCTTTGCagatgaggatgacgagaATGAGGCGGATCAAAACCAGCCCTACACTGGTCCCCGGACCCTCGGTGGTCTCCCGGCTCCCCAGCCGGAAGGTCACCCAGCCGCCAGCACGTCCTCACACAAGAAACGAGGTGTGGCAACGCTCGGCTCCCTGGGCGCAAGCTCTCGCgcgcgcgacgacggcgacgacgacgacggcaatgaGGAAGACGAAAGTCGAGGAAACCTGTTTGCCGGGGGCGAGAAGTCGGGGCTCGCAGTGCAAGACCCTCGTCGAGAGGGCGGCGGGCCACGGAGCATCATCAACGACATTCTCGCCAAAGCCAAAGCGTACGTCGCTGCTGCCCCAACTAATGTACATGACACTGATGGTGTAGAAACACAACCCGAcccgacgagacggcggagGCCGGCCCTTCCAGCGCCTCCCGCTTCCGGGGCACCGGCGTcacgctcggcggcgacggtacCGAGAGTCGAAGCATTCCCGACCCTCTGGGCCCGGCTcgcgcggcggccggcgggcCTCAAGAGCGCGTGCTGCACATCTGGCAGGACGGCTtcagcgtcgacgacggcgagctccgGCGTTTCGACGACCCGGCGAACCAGGCGGATCTGGCCATGATCCGCTCAGGCCGGGCCCCTCTCCACCTCATGGGCGTCGAGCACGACCAGCCTGTGGACGTGAAGCTTCACCAGCACGACACGCCGTACACGGCCCAGCCGAAGAAGTACAAGCCTTTTGGCGGATCCGGACAGCGACTCGGCAGCCCCGTGCCCGGTGCCGGAAGCGGacagacggcggcgagcactTTGGCCGCCAGCTCGAGCACCGCGCCCGCTGctgcatcggcgccggccgtcgccgcgccggtGGTTGACAGCacgcagccgacgacgatgattcGCATCCAAATGCCGGACGGCACGCGGCTCCCCGCTCGCTTCAACACGACCCACACGGTCGGAGACGTGTACGACTTTGTTCAGGGCGCATCGGCGGAAACGCGCAACCGAAGCTGGATGCTCGTGACGACATTCCCAAACAAGGAGCACGCGGACAAGAGGCTGGTCCTGGGCAGCGTGCCCGAGTTCAAGAAGGGCGGAACGGCCATGGTGAAATGGGTGTAGACGATGAGAGGCCGTGCACGGGCCTGCTTGCAGGTAGATTCACGCGATGCGGGCGGGAGGAGGAAACGAGCAGACGTGGACGAGGGCCGGCTCATTgcttcgaggccgagaacTACGTAGACTGGTACGTCTACgcagacgacgagcagggcaGCGAATGAAAGCGAGTGAACTCGGTGCCGTTTCGGGCTCGCACGTCGTAGCCTCCCGTCCAAAGGCAGTCCAAAGGCATTCGGGTTTTCCAAcgccaccgacgccgacgagggggaACACGGCGTCATGCGACTCCAAACGCCAAGCCGCACCGAGCGTGACTCTTTCTcagccggcggccggcgtgGAACTCTGGCCGGCAGGACCGTCGAGGAACTTGAAGTGCTCGATGGCAATCTGGCAGTTCAGCATGGCCGCGTTGAAGCGCGCCTCTCCCGGCGGCAGGACGACCATGAGGTAGGTGTTTGTGGTGAACTTGAGGATGAAGAGGTTGAAGCGCATGCCGGCCTTGTGCTCCATGCGGATGAACTGCTCGGCGTTGCGCGGGGTGCCGGTGAAGCGCGAGATGCTCTGCTTGAAGTGCTTCATGATGTTGGACATGCGCTCGAGCCGGTCCTCGGTCGGGTTGCGCTGGCCCTCGGCGGAGGTCCAggcggagacggcgaggaaggaggTGCGCTCGAAGAGGAGaatctcctcggcctcgatggcgatgcccaGGTTGGCGAGGTTCTGCTCGATGACGGAGAGGTTGGGGACGAGATCGTGGATGATGGAGGCCCAGGCCTTGTAGAGGCTCTGGTCCCAGATGGAGGTGGCAAAGGGGGtgaggtcgacgtcggccatgtcgccgccgaccgaggcgaCGTACTCGCTCGTCTTCTGCTTGATGAGGCGGACGCGCTCGTCGTAGACG of the Drechmeria coniospora strain ARSEF 6962 chromosome 01, whole genome shotgun sequence genome contains:
- a CDS encoding conserved fungal protein; translated protein: MGFFSRKPKAPKGNSSIPASLSTGSFTSGTAGNRTPAGSLTPATPPLSPMMPVKLPKVDLPRPPDPQLDPAGYLRSIGAVRERSKLVMGKALENKLNHFDVDWNKFPDVVTFVSGLIKRDYEAPFQSIPGHGRYQHFSVGGRDRVAQLLSDWPEDLDSTERCRRLVDLFLVSVLLDAGAGTQWSYKSVEDGRTYRRSEGLAVASLEMFQTGLFSSNPANKCQVDKAGLQSLTVEKLEAGLQSRTGNELAGLQGRTELLIRLGSALDEKKDYFGAGGRPGNMIDHLLSHPSTQASSMLIVPLPVLWNLLMDGLASIWPPSRTTLNGVSLGDAWPCKAMPSSASAPWESILPFHKLTQWLTYSLMQPMQSLLNMHFAGTELLTGLPEYRNGGLFVDMGVLTVKQGDLERGLQNYSDYCKRTGGKAVEVAPMFKPGDDLVVEWRGVTVGMLDRLCEEVNKVLKVELAGNELTLPQLLEAGSWKGGREIAEIHRPITKEPPILIESDGTVF
- a CDS encoding UBX domain-containing protein, whose product is MADNNPQDKQTLVTNFCSASGAGEETARSLALQYLEAHNWDYISACNSFFADEDDENEADQNQPYTGPRTLGGLPAPQPEGHPAASTSSHKKRGVATLGSLGASSRARDDGDDDDGNEEDESRGNLFAGGEKSGLAVQDPRREGGGPRSIINDILAKAKANTTRPDETAEAGPSSASRFRGTGVTLGGDGTESRSIPDPLGPARAAAGGPQERVLHIWQDGFSVDDGELRRFDDPANQADLAMIRSGRAPLHLMGVEHDQPVDVKLHQHDTPYTAQPKKYKPFGGSGQRLGSPVPGAGSGQTAASTLAASSSTAPAAASAPAVAAPVVDSTQPTTMIRIQMPDGTRLPARFNTTHTVGDVYDFVQGASAETRNRSWMLVTTFPNKEHADKRLVLGSVPEFKKGGTAMVKWV
- a CDS encoding OXA1-like protein, translating into MLPSRGIVRTLPSAAVRRQTQHQQRAISPSVLSHRLRHGRHFATFPRTSSGGSLTTSSPVRSSIFVTPIALGGLSFSRSLSLWGYGKPTSTAEGEAAQAAAAPSVPDAVQPVDVAAENSIPAPQAELAVPTSDVELPSSIADIVNGKDILNMPEQIGYLHAIGLEYGVGPTSVMQWVLEHVHIWSGLGWGASVMATAVALRVLMLYPQIRSLKFNAVMQNMRKDPRSQEAMKLIQQGFQERDMEMRQKGQYLNKMLKQQYGASSWGMLWSFMQIPFTFGLFRIVSGMTHIPVPSLETAGYLWFTDLTATDPYFILPALGTGLMIGALAINAKYAPEAQRKMLKNMTYIFGVVGFVGTTFLSAAVNLMTVALGAATLLQSIILNNAAVRRAVGLPPPPVEAPKKGTYEAPCDGSVPKGLRERLTGNLDDMKKGFSEQVTNYTGQYSGTEAEKAERKRKDLLRKLEETRKQQEREEFEKKYKNHQ
- a CDS encoding Mitochondrial outer membrane protein, which encodes MLRRKVLQSAIGPSARASRRFRLQLEGTFTQSPNDKSCTAWKAGWKTVAMASEVSPNHLAESGITMHSDSEQYSPGEDLSTSPPSSSSPVLLYKPPTIFSLLRGAAINLLLPFINGMMLGFGELFAHEAAFRLGWGGTKVFPTSRRRTHPIGPGIEVRERREKPTVSLYDYASLE
- a CDS encoding GTP-binding protein GTR1; translated protein: MDSSLPDQVSPEDVGSGVPSSPPSEVRSEVRKPKKKKVLLMGKSGSGKSSMRSIIFSNYIARDTRRLGATIDIDLSHVKFLGNLTLNLWDCGGQEAFMENYLSQQRVHVFSNVGVLIYVFDIESRDVDRDLATYVSILSALLQFSPSANIYVLIHKMDLVVPVARETVYDERVRLIKQKTSEYVASVGGDMADVDLTPFATSIWDQSLYKAWASIIHDLVPNLSVIEQNLANLGIAIEAEEILLFERTSFLAVSAWTSAEGQRNPTEDRLERMSNIMKHFKQSISRFTGTPRNAEQFIRMEHKAGMRFNLFILKFTTNTYLMVVLPPGEARFNAAMLNCQIAIEHFKFLDGPAGQSSTPAAG